The Impatiens glandulifera chromosome 3, dImpGla2.1, whole genome shotgun sequence genome contains a region encoding:
- the LOC124930928 gene encoding uncharacterized protein LOC124930928 — protein sequence MKSSLPLRFTFLLSLSFAASYTVYSYSPPFSSRLKLPSDSKATAFDLLSILGTPQQAAAIDPKVANELRSCFKFLVPFSPSQQQQTPLPSSMSSDHRRRRLADVNDLIWRPPPSVLELARLAMDTGGDPDSIHRTLDPIYITVPDAEKCQENHCELTRTPYGRRFIDEELNSYVKFLFETIADLGSSVGFHVSLNRFDLFHGHMFIATESRRLGILFHAKEYPMYDKKVFPHYMGYCQIGSNVVYDDSMNLRNILWLAPLPSETSSDWLAPGVLVILDAHQDGIIYRDIIPQYVQYARTIYEDDFGEVVVDVNYLNVGVIKPDYQLFIC from the exons ATGAAATCATCTCTCCCCCTACGATTCACCTtcctcctctctctctctttcgcTGCTTCATACACAGTCTATTCATACTCTCCGCCATTTTCGTCCCGCCTCAAGCTTCCTTCTGATTCCAAAGCCACCGCCTTCGATTTACTCTCTATCCTAGGAACTCCGCAACAAGCCGCCGCAATCGACCCCAAAGTAGCTAATGAACTCAGGTCATGCTTCAAGTTCCTTGTTCCTTTCTCTCCCTCTCAACAACAACAAACGCCACTTCCCTCGTCGATGTCATCCGATcatcgccgccgccgccttGCAGACGTGAACGATCTCATCTGGCGTCCACCTCCATCGGTATTGGAGCTTGCTCGATTAGCTATGGATACAGGCGGTGATCCAGATTCCATTCATCGTACTCTCGATCCAATCTATATCACC GTACCTGATGCGGAAAAATGCCAAGAGAATCATTGTGAGCTTACAAGAACACCGTATGGGAGACGCTTTATAGATGAA GAGTTGAACTCGTATGTTAAGTTCTTGTTCGAAACAATTGCTGACCTGGGTTCTAGTGTGGGCTTTCATGTATCATTAAATCGGTTTGACCTATTCCATGGTCATATGTTTATCGCGACGGAGTCCAGAAGGCTTGGTATCTT GTTCCATGCAAAAGAATACCCCATGTATGACAAGAAGGTTTTTCCTCATTATATGGGATACTGTCAAATAG GGTCTAATGTGGTGTATGATGATTCAATGAATTTGAGAAACATTCTTTGGTTGGCTCCATTGCCAAGTGAAACTTCCTCAGATTGGTTGGCTCCTG GAGTTCTAGTGATATTGGATGCACATCAGGATGGGATCATTTATAGAGATATCATACCCCAATATGTACAGTACGCGAGGACCATATACGaag ATGACTTTGGGGAGGTTGTTGTAGACGTCAACTACTTGAATGTAGGCGTAATAAAACCCGACTATCAACTTTTCATTTGTTAA